One stretch of Flavobacterium sp. 9 DNA includes these proteins:
- a CDS encoding glycosyltransferase, producing the protein MKKALISDWYYVNGGAEKVIHSINSIWKDFDHFALIDFLDDNDRSFILNGKKAKTSFIQRLPTAKQNHRKFLQLFPIAIEQFNLSDYELIISSSSAVAKGVKTHKNQLHICYCHSPMRYAWDLQDQYLKDSGLDSGLKGFYAKYVLNKIRKWDLKNSENVDYFIANSNHIAQRIKKIYNRESTVIYPPVDVDFFSLEEQKEDYYFTASRLVSYKKTQLIVEAFNKLPKLKLIVAGDGPEFEKLQKMAKRNIEFVGFVDNLRLKSYMQKAKGFVFAAEEDFGIIPVEAQACGTPVIAFGKGGTLETVVENETGVFFQEQNPQKIKEAIINFENIKFDPQIIREYAMKFSKQRFENEMKGFVEEKCKVFKAG; encoded by the coding sequence TGGAGGTGCTGAAAAAGTTATCCATTCTATAAATTCAATTTGGAAAGACTTTGATCATTTTGCTTTGATTGATTTTTTGGATGACAATGATCGATCCTTTATTTTAAATGGAAAAAAAGCCAAAACAAGTTTCATTCAAAGATTACCAACAGCGAAACAGAATCATAGAAAGTTTTTGCAACTATTTCCAATAGCAATTGAACAATTTAATTTAAGCGATTACGAATTAATTATTAGTTCTTCTTCTGCGGTGGCAAAAGGAGTTAAGACTCATAAAAATCAATTGCATATTTGTTATTGCCATTCGCCTATGAGATATGCGTGGGATTTGCAGGATCAATACTTAAAAGATTCGGGATTAGATTCAGGTTTAAAAGGATTTTATGCAAAATATGTTTTGAATAAAATTAGAAAATGGGATCTTAAAAACTCAGAAAATGTAGATTATTTTATTGCTAATTCGAATCATATTGCACAACGAATTAAGAAAATATACAATCGTGAATCAACAGTAATTTATCCTCCGGTTGATGTTGATTTTTTTAGTTTAGAAGAACAAAAAGAAGATTACTATTTTACAGCTTCCCGATTAGTTTCATACAAAAAAACACAACTTATTGTTGAGGCATTTAATAAATTACCAAAATTAAAACTGATTGTTGCTGGTGATGGACCAGAGTTTGAAAAACTTCAGAAAATGGCCAAAAGAAACATAGAGTTTGTTGGTTTTGTGGATAATTTAAGATTAAAAAGCTACATGCAAAAAGCCAAAGGATTTGTATTTGCTGCGGAAGAAGATTTTGGAATTATTCCTGTTGAAGCACAAGCGTGCGGAACACCAGTTATTGCTTTTGGAAAAGGAGGAACATTAGAAACTGTTGTTGAAAATGAGACTGGAGTTTTTTTTCAAGAGCAAAATCCTCAAAAGATTAAAGAAGCTATAATTAATTTCGAAAATATAAAATTTGATCCACAAATAATCAGAGAATATGCTATGAAATTTTCGAAGCAACGTTTTGAAAATGAAATGAAAGGATTTGTTGAAGAGAAATGTAAAGTTTTTAAGGCAGGATAA